The nucleotide window AACCTCGGCACCCAGCCCGGCGGCCATACGCACGGCCGCAGTGCCTACGATTCCTGCGCCGATCACGACGACGTGTCCGCGGCGAACTCCTGGCACTCCGCCGAGAAGCACTCCACGACCGCCCTGGTCTCCCTGCAGATAGTGCGCTCCGATCTGAACTGAGAGTCTTCCTGCGACCTCGCTCATGGGCACGAGCAAGGGAAGCGAACCGTCGTCGAGTTCGACCGTCTCGTAGCCGATCGCGACGATGCCCGAGTCGAGAATCGCTTGCGTGAGTTCGGGCTCGGGAGCCAGGTGCAGAAAGTCGAAGAGAACCTGGCCCGGGCGCATCGCGCCAACCTCCGAGAGCGTTGGTTCCTTGACCTTCGTCACGATATCGGAAGCCTCGATCAATTCGTCGGGAGTCTTCAGGATCGTGGCACCGACTTCCTCATAGACGCTGTCCGAATAACCGCTGCCCTCACCCGCCCCCGACTCGACGAAGACTTCGTGATCGCGAGCATTCAGGGCGCGTGCGCCGCTCGGAAGCAGCGCCACTCGCATCTCTCGATCCTTGGTTTCTCGCAGAACACCGATTCTCATCTTGATTTCCTATCTGTTTCGCATCGAGCGAATAAGGATCTTCGAGACCTCGGGACGGGTAAACTCCTCTGGCAGATCCTTCCCGGCGGCGAGCAACTCGCGAACCCGGGTACCGGACAGGAAGAGCCGATCTTCGGGCGCGCTATTGCTGGTCTTGTCCGAGGCCATTTCTCCGTGTTTCTTGCAGAAAAACGAGTGTTCGAACTTCAGCGGCGTGATGCCCAGAGCTTCGGGGTCGAAGCGATCAAAGATCTCGTGTGCCGCATAGGTGCCGTAGTAATCGCCTACACCGGCATGATCGCGACCGACAATGAAATGCGTACA belongs to bacterium and includes:
- the ald gene encoding alanine dehydrogenase encodes the protein MRIGVLRETKDREMRVALLPSGARALNARDHEVFVESGAGEGSGYSDSVYEEVGATILKTPDELIEASDIVTKVKEPTLSEVGAMRPGQVLFDFLHLAPEPELTQAILDSGIVAIGYETVELDDGSLPLLVPMSEVAGRLSVQIGAHYLQGDQGGRGVLLGGVPGVRRGHVVVIGAGIVGTAAVRMAAGLGAEVSVLDIDQRRLSHLYDIYHGSINTLYSNIVNLEQSVLAADIVIGAVLKPGARAPVLVDRRMVSQMLDGSVIVDVAVDQGGCVETIRSTSHSDPIYEVDRVTHYGVPNMPGAVPRTSTLALNNATFPYLQALADRGVEEALRGDASLGRGVNCYRGDVTLRGVADALGVTAVDKPWAHQAKA